In Vicugna pacos chromosome 6, VicPac4, whole genome shotgun sequence, the DNA window TATTAAACTGACCAAATAGAAATGGAGATCTATGAATTACTTTGCAAGCTGAAATAATCACCGTAATAATCATAAATAATCATCTTAATAATCAGTGTGCTACAATAcacaaaattaggaaaacaatgcatGAGTAAAATGAGGACCCAACATTTAGAAACTGTAAATTCACTAGAGGATCAACATCAGACTTGATCAAGCAGAAGAATCAGTGTACTGGAAAACAGTtcaacaagaaacaaacaaaaaaaaaagaatgaacaagaaagcctaagggacttatgggacaaATTAAGTGGACCAATACATAttagaagccagtctgaaaaggctacatacagtatgattccaaaatctaacattctagaaaaggcaagagAATGGAGAGTAAAAAGGTCAGTCATCACTTCGGTTGAGGGGAGGAAGATGAGTAGGCAGAgcacaggatttttagggcagtgaaacgaCTCTGTATgatataatggtggatacatatcATTATACACTTGTCCAAACCTACAGTATGTACAATACCAAGAGTAAACACTAATTAATGTGAACTATGGACTTACAGTGATACTGGTGTGTCAATGTATACTCACCAATTATAACAGATTCACCACTCtgatgggggatgttgataacgcgggaggctatgcatgtgtggggacTAGGTATACCAGAAATCTTTGTactttctgccttcatttttcctgtgaacctaaaaccactttaaaacataaattttttttaaggcttcaaACAATAATCCAACTTTACACTCCAAGgaacaaggggaaaaaagaactaAACCCAAAGttatcagaaggaaggaaataataaaaattagaacagaaacaaaatagagaatacaaaagATACAAATTCAATAAATGCCTAGCTACAGTAAGAGAAAAAGGATTCAACATAAATCAGAAATCAAAGGAGATATTACAGCTGATGCAGAAAGGGATGAGACTATAATGAACAactgtatgccaacaaattggataacctagaaggaACGGATAAATCTAAATGTGCAAACCTACGAAGAGTGaattgtgaagaaaataaaaatctgaacagatctacaactagtaaggagattgaatcaatcatcaaaaacttcccaacaaagaaaagcccaggaccagacggcttcatgAAAGCAGTCTAcctaacatttaaagaagaatcaataccagtcctcctcaaactcttccaaaaaacctGAAGAGGGAATACTTcgaaactcattctatgaagtcagcACTGTCCTGATACCAAAATCGTACGAAGAtgtaagaaaactacagaccaatatacCTGATGAATATTGATATAAAAGCCCTcaaaaaaatactagcaaactgaatccaacagcacatcAAAAGAATTACCCATTATGAATTCCTAGATTCCTAGAATACAAGAATGGTTCAACGtatgaaaatcaatcagtgtaatgtACCACATTATCAGGATGGAGGACAAAACCCATGATTATCTCAATTGAtagagaaaaagcacttgacaaaattcaacacctattcatGATTTGAAAAACTTTCAACAAAATAGGAACAGAAGGAAattacttcaacataataaaagctacatgtgaaaatccacagctaacatcgtACCAAagggtgaaaaactgaaagcttcccAAGAGCTTGCCTTTTTAAGGTAACTtgagtatatatttaaattcacatGTGACAATGATATTCATCCAGAAAATATCTGCGTTTTAAACACATTTGTGAATCCAGATGAAAGCAATAAATAGGTCAGTGACAAGAAGTCCAGATATTAAGAGAACTGACTATGTTCAAAACAGGAAAGGAAGACAAACAGAAAAGTGAGGTTAAGGAAGAATATCTGGATAGATGAATAAGTTCTTGAACAAAGAAAAGACGATCTATCGTAATACATTTAAAGGTTCCTCCAACTGCAAAGTTAAAAGTTTCCACACAAATCTTACATAACAGTTTTGAAATCtataaaagtttatttcattttaatgtgtGAAGTTAAGTCAACACGAGATTTTTGTGTAAAgacaaagactttttttcttttaagactttTAGCCTAATGTAGTTTAAAGTATAGCCACAATTTAAAGATGCTGAAAAGTGGAACTAGGTAAGATTCTGCTAGTGCTCTTCATTTCAGGAGGTAGTTCTCATTACCTAAAGAGTTAAACAGGAGCCATATTTGCTGGCCatgttttatttgtcctttttttcccttcaaacagGATAATCAAAGATACAGACGGTACTCAATAAAATAGATGAAACAAATTCTAAGAGACTGCAATGCCACATGCTACATTTAACCTAATTTTATTCATGCTTGCCTTGGGATGGGGAATAGATCATTCAGTAAAAACatacagtaaaaacaaaatatgtcttaTCATGTACAACTTTTAAACTACAATAATGATGTACCTTAATTACTTCCATGCACACAAGTCTAAcattacaggttttttttttttaaaaataaacacaattaaGACTTCTAGGAGCATTTGATAATAAAGTAATTCCTAATTTTTCTTTGTAGATAGATCAAGCACCTCCAAAATACAAATTCCTATACACAGTGAGCGCTTTACTTAAAATGAATACTTAAGTAAATTAAGTACGTGGACAGCCTTAGGATAAGCTGACATTATATATTCAGCTAAGTAGGCAACAAACCATAGTGCCAAATGGAAAAAGTGTATTtgcaaataaatttcaaaaactaagttaacattttataattaaatacagaaaatatactgatttgctaaaataaataagatgtgaCGTAGGAATACTTCACTATAAAGAATGCATACCAGGACATTTATAAACGGTGAGTGAATCTTATTAAGAATAGTTTACTACATTAAACGCTGGCTAAATAGAAGTGCGTACTGTGAAGCACTATGGGTGGTATATGTTTCGCCACATACTTCTGTTACCTTGAGGTAGATAACACATGTGTACCAAATTCGGCATTCATTTTCAGTTGCTGCTGGTATCATGTGTTTTTAAGAAATGTGTACAGTATGAAAAACTTGAAAATACTcatgaatgaaaaatgttttaggaaaaaaatagatattttcatgCAATTATGTACAGTCTCACTGTGTAAATTTCAAGGCAAGATTTTTGTTTCCTGTAAAACAGATCATTGTTCTATGAGAGAATGTATTTTTACTTGTCTTAGTGCATTTCTTTCGTCTTCTCCTGCATTGCATTATTTtgctctattctttatttttgtgtgCAAACGACATGCCAGTTAAAATGAAAACCATCTCACATGTAGGAAAAAAGTCTGGATTTTAAAAACCAAGAATAAAATCCTTTCTAAATGACACCATCTGATTCAAGtaaaaaaatgacttaaaacactagtaataaaaagacaaaacactTTTCATGAAGAATACAAAGAGAAATGTCTGCTGAGTGTTTTAGTTCAGATGTTTCAGAATGCTGCTGTATGTTTTATGAGGAATCTGAGGGGAAGATTTCATAGCAGAAGGTGTTAATGTGGCCTGTATCGACTTAAGTGGTGACCCAACTGGACTGTGAAACTGCGGGATACCTATGGATTCAAGCTGCTTGTTAAAGAGGAACTCCCCACTGTTGTTCAGAAATCCTTCCTCATTTCCTCTCTCCCCAAGCTTCCCATCCTCTACCGGCTCAGTTTCTAGCATCTCGGTATCTTCTTTCCTGCTAAAGAACTTGTCCAAGTAACTGGTGtaagtgttttccttttcaatttgctCATCCTTCCTTACCTCACAACAAAACTGATTTATAAGAAAACAGTCCTCCCTACCACCCACAAACTGGCTATCCCAAGAAGACTGGTACAGGGCTCCTAACTGAGCCAAATTCGCCattcctttttcctgtttttctcggCTTACTGACTTTGATATCAAACTTTTCAATTCTAGTTGGGACACTGAGCTATTCAAGTCATTTAATTTGTCAACAACATCAGTAGGCTCATGTTGTGAGCTAAGCTGAATAGTTCCTGCAATAAAGGAATCAAAGTCAAACCCCTGattcttctccctttctttttcagtCAGTTGCTGTGATGCTTCCTCCAGAGCTATCTGGGCTTTAACCAACCCATTCCTTTCACATTTTGACTTGCCTCTCTTATcagatttttctttgctttgttccTTCCAATTGGAAAGATCTATAATAAGCTTCGGTTCATAGTAATGATTAACTTCACTCTCTCTCCAAACTAAGTTATCTAAATATGATGACGACCTCATTTTGTAGTTACAAGTATGGCTACACTCCAGATcacaatatttgttttcatgatgaTCTGGGTACTGCCAACAAGGCTCAGTAGAGTAATTGGTGTCAAAAGCCGGATCCTCCAAATACTTTTCACGATCTCCATCCAAATATTTTCGAGGATCAACTTGTACTTCTTCTTCATCAGTGACATCAGACAGAGCTCTTGGGTCAAGCTGAACTTCATCAATGTCAAAGTTATTATGTATAGGCCAATCATGCTCTGAAAACTGACAGTCAtggtacctgaaaaaaaaaaattatacattagtATTAGTCTAGGTGATTTCACTTTCAAATTCACTGAGCGCCTTTTAGGTCAAAGCACCGTGCTCGTTAGGTCTATGAGGGGATAACAGGAGTGTAAGTTATGAGCTTTCCTCCAGGAACTTATAATCTTAATGGATATGTAAGCTCTGTTACTATAGAAAGCAGTACGAAGCAATATTCGGTAATTACCAATGTAGTATATAAGTACACAAACTACACGTAAACATCTGAATGGCTGGCATGTCTAATAGTTCAATTTCAACACTGGCCATAAAATGCAGATCTCTAATCTCAATCAGGTGTCTTACAGATTTTCACTTTACTGGTAGTAAGGCAAACTAGAAGAAAGCTTGCTGGAACTCATCagcatgaagagaaaaaaaaaccaaaaccaaaacaaaaaaaaacccactctccatatatatgtgcTACTGAATGTGGTATCCTCTTACTGACACATTACAGCAAGGTGACCACACCATGCCCAAGCAGAGGCAGACTGAAACACACATGAAAACACTGGGAGTTGGGGAGGAGGAAATAGAAAAGAGACCGGATGACTTAACTAAGTATGATAGAAAATGTGGAGACTGGAAGACATCTGGGCATGTGAAGAAAGAACTATACACAGATGGTAGGAATGTTcatactgagaaaaaaataactggtTGGCAGATGTATGTAAACAAACTCACAAATACCTCAACGTTTGAGGAGTAGAAAATGCAACAAGTAAACAAATTTCAACATTAACTACTTCCTGTTTCAAAGTAGCATTTAACTTTTCTCATTATGTATATCCTAAGCAGtaacaattaaatattaaattacataaagGCTATTCAAAGATAGCAGTACATTTAGCAGAAATTCAAAAAATCCATTACTAAATTTTTAAGACTTCTATATTATCTTACcacaaacaatttaaaaataaaactcacattatggattattgaaaataaaatatttttctaacttaGGATCAATTTACCTTTCCCAGTTATAAATGTGACTATGAGTTTCATCCATAAGCAAAATATCATCAACTTCATCTTCAATATGAAAAGGATGACTTGAAATTGGCTCATCCATTGGAAAAGAATAAATGCTCATGTAAGGATGGGAAAGCGCTTCTTCTGCTGTCAATCGATCCATGGGGCTAAATGTCAAAATTTGTTCCAGGAAATCCAGTGCtgcaaaagagagaaacaaaacacCTTAAATATACCAGAGGTCCACCAACCCATAAAGGGAAAAAGGGGATTATACAattaaaaagtaagttaaatgtgtcagagaaataaaactaatttGCTTGATTtgtagattaaaaagaaaagacgaTGTGTCCAACACACTTTGTAAATATTCTTTCAGGCTAAGCTCCTTACCCAGCCTGAACTACACTGGCACAGTGTCACCAGCCCTATACCACCACACCACCACACACTTGTATGCCTTATGATTTACACCAATCTGCAACTGAATCATTTCCACCTTCCACTTTCTCTGTTCCCTAGCCATAGAATACAGATGAAAGCTAGATGCAAAATCGCATGTCTATCTGGCTCACTACAAATTCATACTGTGGAATTTCCATTTGGCCTTTGCTATTGCTCAGCAATGTTCCACACCATCTATCTGTGCTCTCAATCTTCTGTATCATTCTCAACAGATAAACCCACTTCACGTTTATCTCAATCCCTATTTCTTTACTATGGTCTGTCACACATCTATTTATCCTTACCTTCTGTCTCAAAGGAAAAGCTAGCTAGCCTTTCTCTCTAAAACAATCTGTACTCTAGAAAGACCCTATTCTCAATTCCCAATATCTTATTAACATGAAAAATAGCTGACATTTTTATAGCCATTTATATTTTACAAAGTGCTTtgacatacattatctcattcaatcctcaaATCAGTCCAGTAAAGTAATAAAGAGAAGAAACCCAAAGCTCACTGTTATTCATACCTGTCAGTGTCCCAGGGCTGAGGTTCCTTCCTTTGCTCCCCCTTTTCCCACTCCGATTATACTACCCCAATCTAGGAAGTCATTTCATTATGTATCAAGCTGTTCTTGGTTCTCCTGCAAAAGTGTCAGTCTTAGAGTATCCCTTGCCTTGAGACACATGGGCCCTGGTCTAAGGCACAGTTATGGATGGCTGACCCAGCACAATCACAATTCTCAGAGGGATGGAGGATACATATCTAGTTACACATGAGGAATTTCCTCTAAAATCCCTAACATTTGGACACTGTAGGCAGCAGGTAGAAAAAGGCAAAGGTAATAAAGAAAGTAGTCAGGCTGAGCTCCCAAGTATATGCAAATATAGAACATCTCCATCTTTGCTGAAAATTCTACTAGACAGCACTGCTCTAGAGGAAATTGGCCTATTTACTACAATGGCACTGAAGTATGCTAAGATACGGAAATAAGTGGTAAACTATAGAGAAAGGAAGGATGAAAAGCATggagggaaatttaaaaaaaaaagggtattcATCTAAAGACACTAACCAGAGTAGGGTTCCTAGGAGTCTTAATGTGTTAATTCATATGTACTTAATCTTGTTTGCTTTCTCCTTCTGAAGATCATGAATAGAATA includes these proteins:
- the MAPK6 gene encoding mitogen-activated protein kinase 6, encoding MAEKFESLMNIHGFDLGSRYMDLKPLGCGGNGLVFSAVDNDCDKRVAIKKIVLTDPQSVKHALREIKIIRRLDHDNIVKVFEILGPSGSQLTDDVGSLTELNSVYIVQEYMETDLANVLEQGPLLEEHARLFMYQLLRGLKYIHSANVLHRDLKPANLFINTEDLVLKIGDFGLARIMDPHYSHKGHLSEGLVTKWYRSPRLLLSPNNYTKAIDMWAAGCIFAEMLTGKTLFAGAHELEQMQLILESIPVVHEEDRQELLSVIPVYIRNDMTEPHKPLTQLLPGISREALDFLEQILTFSPMDRLTAEEALSHPYMSIYSFPMDEPISSHPFHIEDEVDDILLMDETHSHIYNWERYHDCQFSEHDWPIHNNFDIDEVQLDPRALSDVTDEEEVQVDPRKYLDGDREKYLEDPAFDTNYSTEPCWQYPDHHENKYCDLECSHTCNYKMRSSSYLDNLVWRESEVNHYYEPKLIIDLSNWKEQSKEKSDKRGKSKCERNGLVKAQIALEEASQQLTEKEREKNQGFDFDSFIAGTIQLSSQHEPTDVVDKLNDLNSSVSQLELKSLISKSVSREKQEKGMANLAQLGALYQSSWDSQFVGGREDCFLINQFCCEVRKDEQIEKENTYTSYLDKFFSRKEDTEMLETEPVEDGKLGERGNEEGFLNNSGEFLFNKQLESIGIPQFHSPVGSPLKSIQATLTPSAMKSSPQIPHKTYSSILKHLN